A stretch of Sporichthya brevicatena DNA encodes these proteins:
- a CDS encoding sensor domain-containing diguanylate cyclase, whose protein sequence is MFTPEHARIADDARLDAVRWIGEAILNMDASFDRVTRLLSHLTGAPLAAFSLVGLEKQFLPSVFGVEELEENDDVGDAFSRACIEAGDVLVVRDAMIDFRFADSPMVIGAPYIRFYAGMTVRAPNGQPVGTLFVVDTKPRQLEDGDLAAFADLRAQLEEMILLRTLSVRDPGTGLYNRRYFEELLEREYRRSARNSTPLTYMSVDIDRFGSYNDECGAVAGEHAIKAVSAALQECFGRGGDVVARIGGATFAILLPDTDPKGAELMAERCRAAVEDLDLAHDGAPDGLLTISLGVVAGVPVPELGGVEALVRLADDALGRAKAGGRDRAEHVILGAER, encoded by the coding sequence ATGTTCACACCCGAGCACGCCCGGATCGCGGACGACGCACGGCTCGACGCCGTGCGCTGGATCGGCGAGGCCATCCTGAACATGGATGCCTCGTTCGACCGGGTCACGCGCCTGCTGTCCCACCTGACGGGGGCGCCGCTCGCGGCGTTCTCCCTGGTCGGCCTGGAGAAGCAGTTCCTGCCGTCGGTCTTCGGGGTCGAGGAGCTGGAGGAGAACGACGACGTCGGCGACGCGTTCTCCCGCGCCTGCATCGAGGCCGGCGACGTCCTCGTCGTCCGCGACGCGATGATCGACTTCCGGTTCGCCGACTCGCCCATGGTCATCGGCGCCCCGTACATCCGCTTCTACGCGGGGATGACGGTGCGCGCCCCCAACGGCCAGCCGGTCGGGACGCTGTTCGTCGTCGACACCAAGCCCCGTCAGCTGGAGGACGGCGACCTCGCCGCCTTCGCCGACCTGCGCGCCCAGCTGGAGGAGATGATCCTGCTGCGCACTCTCTCGGTCCGGGACCCCGGCACCGGCCTGTACAACCGGCGCTACTTCGAGGAGCTCCTCGAGCGCGAGTACCGCCGCAGCGCCCGCAACTCCACGCCGCTGACCTACATGTCGGTCGACATCGACCGCTTCGGCTCCTACAACGACGAGTGCGGGGCGGTCGCCGGCGAGCACGCGATCAAGGCCGTCTCCGCGGCCCTGCAGGAGTGCTTCGGCCGCGGCGGTGACGTGGTCGCCCGGATCGGCGGCGCGACCTTCGCGATCCTGCTCCCGGACACCGACCCCAAGGGCGCCGAGCTGATGGCCGAACGCTGCCGGGCCGCGGTCGAGGACCTGGACCTGGCCCACGACGGCGCCCCCGACGGGCTGCTCACGATCAGCCTCGGCGTGGTCGCCGGCGTCCCGGTGCCCGAGCTCGGGGGTGTCGAGGCGCTCGTCCGCCTCGCCGACGACGCCCTCGGCCGCGCCAAGGCCGGCGGCCGGGACCGGGCCGAGCACGTCATCCTCGGCGCGGAGCGGTAG